A window from Deltaproteobacteria bacterium encodes these proteins:
- a CDS encoding lipoate--protein ligase family protein: protein MKYLDLTFAEPARNLACDEALLESCENDFMDGGLLRVWQPKNYFVVLGHSNRLAAEANVTACGAAQIPILRRVSGGGAVVLGPGCLNYSLILDAQFHEIKNIAGAFDFVLQRHRQLIESSTGREIAVSGVSDLTIGGRKFSGNSQYRKARYVLVHGTFLVKFDLAVIERCLLLPPKQPEYRDNRRHLEFVANLELSADHLVRGLRDIWQADSEVGVLRWQRTDELTRQKYGRSDWTNKF from the coding sequence GTGAAATATCTCGATCTCACATTTGCCGAACCGGCGCGCAATCTCGCTTGTGACGAAGCGCTGCTTGAATCGTGTGAAAATGACTTCATGGACGGCGGCCTGTTGAGAGTTTGGCAGCCGAAAAATTATTTTGTCGTGCTCGGTCATTCGAATCGCTTGGCCGCGGAAGCCAATGTCACGGCGTGCGGTGCGGCGCAGATTCCCATCCTGCGCCGGGTGAGCGGCGGCGGCGCCGTGGTGCTCGGGCCCGGCTGTCTCAATTACTCGTTGATCTTGGATGCTCAATTTCACGAAATAAAAAATATTGCCGGAGCTTTTGACTTTGTTCTGCAACGCCACCGCCAATTGATCGAAAGCTCAACCGGACGCGAAATCGCCGTTAGCGGGGTGAGCGATCTGACGATTGGCGGACGCAAATTCTCCGGCAATTCCCAATATCGCAAAGCGCGCTACGTGCTGGTGCACGGCACGTTTCTGGTTAAGTTCGATCTCGCGGTGATCGAGCGCTGTTTGTTATTACCGCCGAAGCAGCCCGAGTATCGCGATAATCGGCGCCATTTAGAATTCGTCGCCAATCTGGAACTCAGCGCCGACCACTTGGTCCGGGGGCTGCGAGATATTTGGCAGGCCGATAGTGAAGTTGGCGTGCTGCGGTGGCAGCGCACGGATGAATTGACGCGACAGAAGTATGGGCGTTCGGACTGGACGAATAAATTCTAG
- the aceE gene encoding pyruvate dehydrogenase (acetyl-transferring), homodimeric type: protein MAIEDKSNSSETAADGAYGNGKTVKHNPHQSIASLEYILEYILKSEESEQASMLLEELADRLRESGVKIPHMVSTPYRNTIPPEKEPPYPGNREIERRIKSYVRWNAMAMVVKANRLHADIGGHISTYASSATLYEVGQNHFFRGSDGTNYADMVYFQGHASPGAYSRAYVEWRINAPKLHHFRQELSSVGGLSSYPHPYLMPDFWQFPSVSMGLAPIMSIYQARFVRYLKSRGMLTAEEPRIWCFVGDGEMDEPESSGALSLASRENLDNLVWVVNCNLQRLDGPVRGNGKIIQELEALFRGAGWNVIKVIWGSDWDPLLEKDTKGLLLKRMEEAVDGEYQKYSVEPGSYTRKHFFGKYPELAEMVNHLSDEQIHGLLRGGHDPMKVYSAYKAAVEHKSGPTVILAKTVKGYGMGEAGEGRNITHQQKKLNERELREFRSRFEIPIPDEEVVETPFYRAPLDSAETQYLLERRKKLGGFLPERKVRAKPLAVPGAEYYQEFLKGSGEHSISTTMAAVRLMTKLLTHESIGKNIVPIIPDEARTFGMDSLFRQIGIYASKGQLYEPVDSETLLYYNETKDGQILEEGITEAGAMSSFVAAGTAYANLAVNLIPFYFYYSMFGFQRIGDFIWAAADSKAKGFLFGATAGRTTLNGEGLQHQDGHSHLLASTIPTLFTYDAAYAYEVAIVIKDGLRRLYAEGEEHFYYLTTYNESYPMPAMPEGAEEGILKGMYKLKPATKRKKYKAHLFGSGPILREALRAQEILAEQFDVAADVWSVTSYKLLRGDALRAQRWNRLHPTATPKQSYLETLLRDEEGVFVAVSDYMKMVPDQIAPWVPGGLTTLGTDGFGRSDTRANLRRFFEIDGESTAIATLYALHQKEAFPAQVVQDAIRKLGVDPEKPFPFYV from the coding sequence ATGGCAATCGAAGATAAATCCAACAGCAGCGAAACTGCGGCCGATGGCGCTTACGGCAACGGCAAAACTGTCAAACACAACCCTCATCAATCCATCGCTTCCCTCGAATATATCCTTGAGTATATTTTAAAGAGCGAGGAATCGGAACAGGCCTCGATGTTGCTCGAAGAGCTCGCCGACCGCCTGCGCGAATCGGGCGTGAAGATTCCGCACATGGTGAGCACGCCTTATCGCAACACGATTCCGCCCGAGAAAGAGCCGCCCTATCCAGGCAACCGCGAGATCGAGCGGCGCATCAAAAGCTACGTGCGCTGGAACGCCATGGCGATGGTGGTCAAAGCCAACCGGCTCCACGCCGACATCGGCGGCCATATCTCGACCTACGCTTCATCGGCAACACTGTACGAGGTCGGCCAAAACCATTTTTTCCGCGGCAGCGACGGGACGAATTACGCCGACATGGTTTACTTCCAGGGCCACGCTTCACCCGGCGCTTATTCCCGTGCCTATGTCGAATGGCGCATCAACGCGCCCAAGCTGCATCACTTCCGCCAAGAACTTTCATCGGTCGGCGGCTTGTCCTCCTATCCGCATCCATATCTAATGCCCGACTTTTGGCAGTTCCCGTCGGTTTCCATGGGACTGGCGCCGATCATGTCGATTTATCAGGCACGCTTCGTGCGCTATTTGAAAAGCCGCGGCATGCTCACCGCCGAAGAGCCGCGCATCTGGTGTTTCGTCGGCGACGGCGAAATGGACGAACCGGAATCCTCCGGCGCGCTTTCTCTCGCCTCGCGCGAGAATCTCGACAATCTCGTTTGGGTGGTCAATTGCAACTTGCAACGGCTCGACGGTCCGGTGCGCGGCAATGGCAAGATCATCCAAGAACTCGAAGCTCTGTTTCGCGGCGCCGGTTGGAATGTCATCAAAGTCATCTGGGGTTCCGATTGGGATCCGTTATTAGAAAAAGACACCAAAGGTCTACTGTTGAAGCGCATGGAAGAAGCCGTGGACGGCGAATATCAAAAATATTCGGTGGAACCCGGCAGCTACACGCGCAAACATTTTTTCGGCAAATATCCCGAGCTGGCCGAGATGGTCAATCACCTGTCCGACGAACAGATCCATGGTTTGCTCCGCGGCGGCCATGACCCGATGAAAGTTTATTCCGCGTATAAGGCCGCCGTCGAACATAAAAGCGGGCCGACGGTTATTTTAGCTAAGACCGTCAAAGGCTACGGCATGGGCGAAGCCGGCGAGGGGCGCAACATCACGCATCAGCAGAAAAAGCTCAACGAGCGCGAGCTGCGCGAGTTTCGTAGCCGCTTCGAAATTCCCATCCCCGACGAAGAAGTGGTCGAGACGCCTTTCTATCGAGCGCCGCTCGACAGCGCGGAGACTCAGTATCTACTCGAACGGCGCAAAAAACTCGGCGGCTTTCTGCCCGAGCGCAAAGTACGCGCCAAACCGCTCGCGGTTCCCGGCGCGGAATATTATCAAGAGTTTCTCAAGGGCAGCGGCGAGCATTCGATTTCGACCACCATGGCGGCGGTGCGGCTGATGACCAAACTCTTGACCCACGAGAGTATCGGCAAAAATATCGTGCCTATCATACCGGACGAAGCGCGCACTTTCGGCATGGACTCGCTGTTTCGTCAGATCGGCATTTACGCTTCCAAAGGCCAGCTCTACGAACCGGTGGACAGCGAAACGCTGCTTTACTATAACGAGACCAAAGACGGACAAATTCTCGAAGAAGGCATCACCGAAGCCGGCGCCATGTCGTCCTTCGTCGCCGCCGGCACCGCCTACGCCAATCTCGCGGTCAACTTGATCCCCTTCTATTTTTATTACTCGATGTTCGGCTTTCAAAGAATCGGCGACTTCATTTGGGCCGCCGCCGACAGCAAAGCCAAAGGTTTTCTCTTCGGCGCCACCGCCGGCCGCACGACGCTCAACGGCGAAGGACTCCAGCATCAAGACGGCCACAGCCATTTATTGGCGAGCACGATTCCAACTTTGTTTACCTACGACGCCGCCTACGCCTACGAAGTTGCGATCGTCATCAAAGACGGCCTGCGCCGGCTCTACGCCGAAGGCGAGGAACATTTCTACTATCTAACGACTTACAACGAGAGCTATCCCATGCCGGCCATGCCCGAGGGCGCCGAAGAAGGCATCTTGAAAGGCATGTACAAGCTCAAGCCGGCGACCAAACGCAAAAAATACAAAGCTCACCTGTTCGGCAGCGGGCCGATCTTGCGCGAAGCTTTGCGCGCCCAGGAAATTCTCGCCGAGCAATTCGACGTCGCCGCCGATGTTTGGAGCGTGACCAGTTATAAATTGCTACGCGGCGACGCGCTCCGAGCCCAGCGCTGGAACCGGCTCCATCCCACCGCCACGCCGAAACAATCCTATCTCGAAACCCTGTTGCGCGATGAAGAAGGCGTGTTCGTCGCGGTCTCCGATTATATGAAGATGGTTCCCGATCAAATCGCCCCATGGGTTCCCGGCGGCCTCACCACCTTGGGCACCGACGGCTTCGGCCGCAGCGACACCCGCGCCAACTTGCGCCGCTTTTTCGAGATCGATGGCGAGTCGACCGCCATCGCCACGCTTTACGCGCTGCATCAAAAAGAAGCCTTCCCGGCGCAGGTCGTCCAAGACGCGATTCGCAAACTCGGCGTCGACCCGGAAAAGCCATTTCCATTTTACGTTTAA
- a CDS encoding 2-oxo acid dehydrogenase subunit E2, whose product MDVKLPQLAEGVEGGTVVTILVSEGQEIKKDQPFMELETQKAVGSIPAPQSGRVTKIYVKQGAEVSVGQALIAIETGAAASVAVAATKANDSAPAAPSSAAVTHPPAQTAPSTSSEYRYESKSSMAPPAAPSIRKIARELDIDLTRVKGSEAGGRIVLADLRAYIQNLQQLALHGAPVAQAIPSAAPSAPASAEAIDFAKWGTIRREKMSPLRRTVSRRMVESWTTIPKINQFADADITALLALRKKHLAAYEKQGAHLTLTGFLLAVLGRALKTFPRANASIDDSALEIVFKDYCHIGVAVDTEGGLIVPVLRDVDQKNLLQLSKELHALTEKTRQRKIAIEELQGGSFTISNQGSIGGSHFTPIIYAPQVAILGVGKGNPTPVARDGKIAIRTMLPLCLAYDHRVLDGADAVRFLMAVVAGLENFDEALVKLK is encoded by the coding sequence ATGGATGTAAAACTTCCCCAGCTTGCTGAAGGTGTCGAGGGCGGCACCGTCGTGACGATCTTAGTCAGCGAAGGCCAAGAAATAAAAAAAGACCAACCGTTCATGGAACTCGAAACCCAGAAAGCGGTGGGCTCTATCCCCGCGCCGCAATCGGGCCGGGTGACGAAAATCTACGTTAAGCAAGGCGCGGAAGTTTCCGTCGGCCAAGCGCTGATCGCCATCGAAACTGGCGCCGCTGCAAGTGTTGCGGTGGCCGCGACGAAAGCAAATGACAGCGCACCCGCAGCGCCGTCCAGTGCAGCCGTAACCCATCCGCCGGCGCAAACAGCGCCAAGCACTTCGAGCGAATATCGTTACGAATCGAAGAGCAGCATGGCGCCGCCGGCCGCGCCGTCGATCAGAAAAATCGCCCGCGAACTCGACATCGATTTAACCCGCGTCAAAGGCAGCGAGGCCGGCGGCAGAATCGTTCTCGCCGATCTGCGCGCCTACATTCAAAATTTGCAGCAGCTGGCATTGCACGGCGCTCCGGTCGCTCAAGCAATACCGAGCGCAGCACCATCCGCGCCGGCTAGCGCGGAAGCCATCGACTTCGCCAAGTGGGGAACGATCCGGCGGGAAAAAATGTCGCCGCTGCGGCGCACCGTCAGCCGGCGCATGGTCGAGTCTTGGACGACGATTCCCAAGATCAATCAATTCGCCGACGCCGACATCACCGCGCTTTTGGCGCTGCGCAAAAAACATCTGGCCGCCTACGAGAAGCAAGGCGCGCATTTGACGCTGACGGGTTTCTTACTCGCGGTGCTCGGACGGGCGTTGAAAACATTCCCCCGCGCCAACGCCAGCATCGATGACAGCGCTTTGGAAATCGTCTTCAAAGACTATTGCCACATCGGCGTGGCGGTGGACACCGAAGGCGGGCTGATCGTGCCGGTGCTGCGCGACGTCGACCAGAAAAATCTTTTGCAGTTATCCAAAGAACTGCACGCGCTGACGGAAAAAACCCGCCAGCGCAAGATCGCCATCGAAGAACTGCAAGGCGGCAGTTTTACGATTTCCAATCAAGGCAGCATCGGCGGCAGCCACTTCACGCCGATCATCTACGCGCCGCAAGTCGCGATCCTGGGCGTCGGCAAAGGCAACCCGACCCCGGTGGCGCGCGACGGTAAAATCGCCATCCGCACCATGCTGCCGCTGTGCCTCGCCTACGATCATCGCGTCCTCGACGGCGCCGACGCCGTGCGCTTTTTAATGGCAGTCGTCGCCGGCTTGGAAAACTTCGACGAAGCTCTGGTCAAACTGAAATAG